The genomic interval AAGAGATTATGGATTCCATATTTTATGATATTGAATATAAATTAAAAGAAAGACTAAACATTCTTGAAGAAGATGAACTGCTTGAACTCAACAACGCCATGGATTTATTACAGAAAAAATTATTTTTTTCAAAATAAAACAAGAGGTGAATAATAATGTACCATTCCTCTCCCGCATCTTATACACATCTTCCAACAAAAAGGAATTTAACGGTATATGGAAATAGCACACTGTCAATTGAACCAAATGTTTGCAAAATTATGCTTGGCATCAACACAGAATCGAAAAATGTAACAACAGCCCAACAAGAAAATGCTAGCATCCATCAACAAGTCGTTACAGCTATCCTAGGCTTGGGCATCCCTTCTGCTAATATCCAAACGGTTGACTATACTATTTTCCCCCTGTATGACTATGTAGAGAATAAGCAAATCTTTAAAAGCTACAAAGTAACCCATTTGCTCTCTATTATCGTCGAAACAATTCAATATGCAGGAACAGTTATTGATACAGCTGTGCAAAATGGGGCAAATCAAGTTACCAGCATACAATTTGATGTGCAGGACCGTGCAGATTATTATGAACAAGCACTTCAAAAGGCTGTGATAAATGCTCTTTCTAAGGCAAATGCCATTGCAAAAACGTTACATATAACGATAGATCCCATTCCACTTAAGATAGTAGAGATTCCAACAGGCTCTGCCCCTCCTATCCCACTAACCAAGATGTCTATTGGAGAGGTAGGAGGTATTTCTACTAGTTTGGAAGCTGGACAGTTAATAATTGAAGCAAGGGTGGAACTTAAATTTTCCTATTAATTCCAAACTATTTTAATAAGAGAACGTCTTATTTTTCTTTTATATAAGGCGTTCTTTCGCTTTCCCTCAACCTTTTTAACTTATAGCCAACTCCTTTTAAATGATAACGCTTCAATAAAATTTTCCCATTTGTTGAAAAATCTTTGACATCCTTAGAAAAATACTGTAAAGTACCTAATGGTCGAACGTTTTTAAATAAACAGACCTTAATATTCGTGTTTAGGAGTGTATTTAATGGATAACGTGTTTGATTACGAAGATATACAATTAATTCCGGCAAAATGTATTGTGGACAGCCGTTCGGAATGTGATACAACAGTAACATTAGGTGGACATACATTTAAGCTTCCTGTAGTCCCTGCAAATATGCAAACCATTATCGATGAAAAAATCGCTGTATATTTAGCTGAGAATGGCTATTTCTATATTATGCATCGTTTCCAGCCAGAAACACGCAAGACTTTTATACGTGATATGCAATCTCGCGAATTAATCGCATCTATTAGTGTTGGTGTAAAACCAGAAGAATATGACTTTATTATACAACTAGCAGAAGAAAATATAGTTCCTGAATTTATTACGATTGATATCGCACATGGTCATTCTAATGCGGTTATCAATATGATTAAACATATTAAAAAGCATTTACCAGATAGCTTTGTTATCGCTGGTAATGTAGGAACCCCTGAAGCAGTAAGAGAACTTGAGCACGCAGGCGCAGATGCTACAAAAGTAGGAATCGGGCCTGGTAAAGTATGCATAACAAAAATTAAAACAGGCTTCGGAACAGGCGGTTGGCAACTAGCTGCATTACGCTGGTGTGCAAAGGCTGCAAGCAAACCAATTATTGCAGATGGTGGTATCCGTACACATGGTGACATTGCAAAATCGGTTCGTTTTGGAGCAACGATGGTAATGATTGGTTCATTATTTGCCGGACATGAAGAGTCTCCAGGAGAAACAATCGAAAAAGACGGAAAGCTTTATAAAGAGTATTTCGGCTCTGCTTCTGAGTTTCAAAAAGGAGAAAAGAAAAACGTCGAAGGTAAAAAAATGTATGTAGAGCATAAAGGCTCCTTACAAGATACATTAACAGAGATGGAACAAGATCTTCAGTCCTCTATCTCTTATGCAGGCGGAAAAAAATTAGATGCTATTCGCAATGTTGATTATGTAATCGTTAAAAACTCTATCTTTAATGGCGATAAAGTATACTAATATAAATTTTGAAGAAGGATGCTACCCAAATTCTTTTGGAAAGCATCCTTCTTTTGACCTAAAAACAACAACAAAAAATAGTGACATAGTCTCGCTTAATGGGTATAATAAAGACAACCTCTTAGATTCCCCTCTTTATTATCAGAAACTTCAAATAAAAATTGAAAGGTTGATTGTATTTTTATGAAAAGCTTTTCCTTCCACACTAACCACCGCCAGCGAGTAAAACCTGAAACAAAAATAAAGCTTATCCCTCTTACCGGTACACAAAGCAGAAGCGAGATATTAAAGAAAATTGAAATCAGCTCTCAATTTAATATGCGCTATCGAGGTCTATTCGAATATTATGGTGATGATTTAATTGCCTATAAAAAAGAAAATCCTACTGATTTTTTCCGAAATGAGTTTCTGCGAACATTCTCTAGTTATCTCACCGATTATTTAGAAGATAACATGCCAGCATCTTGGAATAAATGCAAAAAAGCATTTATTGAATTACTCCTCCATATCCACCTTCCTAACACTATAAAAATTTCCAAAGAACGTAATAGTATTCAACACTTTATATCCGAATTTAAAAAGTTTTCAATATGGTTAGACCAAAGGAAAGGAACTGCTTGGACAAAGCTAATAATGCCTTATAATGAGACAATTCATGAATTGACATTATGTGAGGAATTATTAAACAAATTATATCTTCAGATGTATCCTCAATTTTTTGAAACCAATTGGGATTATGAAAAAGATTTAACAAGAATAGGTAAAGTATTAGAAGAAAGCAAGGACATAGAAGATAACTTCTTCGAAATAATTAAAATAGAAGAAAGCACTGTATTATTAGCCAATATTTTTACGAATAAACAATTTCAGATAAGCGATATTCCCGTTGATGATCGGTTTCTTGGAATCATCCTCCATGGCTCTATATGCCGCTTAGAAGGCCATACAACATGGTCTTTACTTCTGGTAGCAGGCTTATATCCAAAGGGATCGAAGCGGTATTTAACCTTTATGGAGAAGTAATTAGCTATTCTCTAGAAGAGTATTAGTGAAGCTTCACTCAAATATTTCTCCATAAAATTTAAAAAGGACATTGAGTCTCAATGTCCTTTTTATGTTCTGAAAATCTATTGAGAGCTACTGCCAGTAGAATCCCTTCCTTGTCCACCATCAAAATTGCCAGTTGGTGGAGCTCCTCTTTGTCCTTGTCCGTCATTACTTCCCGGTCTTCCCATATTATTAGTAGGAGCTTCTGAGATTCCTGACTCATTTACATAGGTTACAGTATCAGCAACAGTAAATTCGACTATCTTCTTCCCTTTTTCATAAGTGCCAGTTGATATTCCATTACTTTCTACCTTTGTAGAACTTCCACCCGAATATAAAACATAGGTGTTATTCTTTACAATCTCCGGTGTACTGATGACAATGGTTTGGTAATCTTTTTCAGGTTTAATGGTGGCAATAGTATTTCCATCACTATCTTCCAAATGAATAAGCGTTCCTGCTTTTTGCGTTTCTGAATAAGTCATCATAATAGAATTTTGCTCCGATGTATCAGATGTTGTTTGCGCCATACCCGAACTTCCTGACGTAATAAGTGTTCCACCACTTATATTCAAGGTACCATCATAATCCAATGCTCCATTTCCGGCATCTGTTGGTCCACTAACAATAGTTGTACCACCAGTAACAACAATAGAACCATTTGCATCTAAGCCATCTCCACCGGCATCTACATACACTTGTCCTCCATTAATTGTTAAGAGCGCATTTCCCGCTGACTCCATTCCCATTCCTCCACCAGGCCCCACACTAGCACTACTACCATCACTAACATTAATACCGTCATCTGCTGTTACAACAGAAATATCACCGTCATTTATTGTGACCGTTTTTCCTTCTAATCCTTCATAGCTTTTATTAACATGAATGCTTCCATTAGCAATAAAGAGCTCATCCTCTGCATGAACACCATCATCGCCAGTCAAAATCGTAAATTCCCCACTCATGATCGTTATACTTCCATCACTATGGATGGCATCATCTAATGTATCTATTTCGAACGTTCCTCCGCCAATTGCGATATCCAGATTTGCCTTTAACCCTTTTGTACTAGGTGTATCCTCAGCTTCCGTCTCTTCTTCTTCACTATCTCCCCATGGCTGTCCACCCATCATTTCCTGTTTCACTTCAATTGTTTCAGGGCTGCCTCCACCCGAAGCTAAATGAAAAGTGCCTTCTGCAATATAAAGAGAAGATTCAGCTTGGATACCATCCGTACCAGAATGGATGGAAAATATGCCATTCTCAATTGCTATCATTCCTTTTTCTTTATTCGTATTCGTTGATTTAATCCCATCTCCACCGGCATTAATATCAAAAGTCCCATTTTTAATGGCAACTAAATCTCTGCCTAAAATAGCATCATCGACAGCTGTTACTTTTATCGTTCCTCCCATAATTCGCAAATCATCTTTACTACCGATGCCGTTATCATAATTCCCGTCAACTTCTAATATTCCTGTCCCATTTATGGTTAAGTCATCCTTACTAAAGATTGCAGCATTTGGCTCCCCAGATCCGTCATCTTCTGTATAGACCTTTCCGTCCGAAACATGATTTTTCGTTCCCTCTGCAACCGTAATGACAGTATCTTCTGCTTCTTTTATAAAAATGGCCGAAGAATTACTATTATTAATGTCTACACCATTTAAAACCAAATGAACATTTCCTGTTTCTGGTGCGTCTACTACAATTTGTCCATCATCCAGGTTTCCTTTTAAAACATATACTCCTCCAGACCTTATAGTAACTGTTGATCCAGATGTCATTACTGCTGCCGATTCATCATAAGAAATCTCGTTCCCATCTAATGTAATATAGATAGGATCCTCTTCCTCCCAATTTGTTACAAAATCCTCTTCGTCATAGTTAATATTTTCACTAATATATTCACTCACATTAATACCGTTAAGGGCGCTAGTATTGCTATTTTGAGAGCTATTTCCACTATCCTTACTACACGCAAATAAAAATAGTGTACAAGCCATGGGTAAAACAAGCTTTTTAATTTTCATTACCGCATTCTCCTTTCTTTCTGCATTCTTTCATTATGTAAATAAAACCTTAACAATTCCTTTAGAAAGTCTATTACTACTTTTCTCCACTCGATTTATAAGAAATAAATAGATCACAACTCAGAAAAAATAGCTTAAAAATGACATAATGCTATCCTTTCATACATTCACCTTTACAGAAAAAATAGAAAATATTAATACCTACTTAAAAATCTTAAGGATAGATTAAGTTTTTTACATGATAATGTGTCCAAGGCAGTTGAAAGAAAGGAGAACAGGAATGGAAGCACAAATACTAAACGGCTTAAAAGGACGGTCAGAATTAAAACATGAATTAAATCACATAGATTGTTATCTATTAAGAAATAAGTTAAAGCACGTGATGGAAATAGACCCACACGCTACGAATGAAGGAAAATATCTAATTAGAAGCGTTTACTTCGATAATGTTGATAACAAAGCGCTCACACAAAAAAAGGAAGGTCTTCTAAACCGAGATAAATTTCGAGTACGATTATATGACTATAATACAAGCCTTTTAAATTTAGAAAAAAAGAGTAAACGCAATAATTTAACCTATAAAGATAAATGTAGAATTACTGCAGAGGAATATGAAAAAATCCGAGTTGGTGATATTAACTGGATGGAAAAGGACTCACGTGATTTAATCAAGGAATTATTCATTCATATGAGTTTATATCAGCTAAAGCCTCATACAGTTGTAGATTATGAACGGGAAGTCTTTATCTACCGTTATGGAAATGTCCGGGTAACCTTTGATAGCTCTATTAAAACAAGCTTTCGAAATAATGATGTGCTGAACAAGGATTTACCTATGGTTGAAACCAATCCAGATATCACCATTTTAGAGGTTAAATACGATGAGTTTTTGCCTGAAATAATCAAAAACCTTCTTCAAATAAGTGATAGAAGAAAAGGAACCTATTCTAAATATCAAATCAGTCGAATGTATGGTTAATGAACACAAATTCAAGGAGGAACAAATATGAGTAATATTAGCTTCGAAGATATTTTTAAATCAAGTATTTTAGAGAAAACAAGCAACTTTTCTATAGTTGATTCCCTAATAGGATTGTTAGTAGCTTTTGGTGTTGGATTATTTATCTATTATGTTTATAAGAAAACTTTTTCAGGTGTCATCTATTCCCACACCTTTAATATTTCCCTGATTATTATCTCCATGGCAACTGCTTTAATCATTATTGGCATATCATCCAATGTCTTACTATCCCTTGGTATGGTCGGCGCCCTATCGATTGTTCGCTTTAGAACCCCTATTAAGGATCCAATGGACTTAGTTTATTTATTTTGGGCAATCGTTTCAGGAATACTTTGTGGAGCAGGATTTATTGTTCTCGTTATATTAGGAGCTATCCTAATCGGACTTGTTCTTATTCTGTTTACGAACCGAATTAAGATTGAAAATCCCTATTTATTAGTTATTAAATATACAAATGAAGCATTGGAGGATAATTTAACAAAGACTATCTCAAATCACGCTAAAAAATTCTCCCTTAAATCAAAATCCATTATGCCTGGAAATGATTTAGAAGTAACATACGAAATTCGCGTAAAAGAGAACAATGCTACTTTCATTAATACCCTATCTAAGCTTGATGGTGTAAAATCAGCCATTATGCTTAGCTACGATGGCAATTTTACCGCATAATGCTGATTCCATCCATTGCTTGGGGCGAAGATAGGCTCCATGGATTCTCTAAAAAGAAAAAACATCCCATCTAAGAAAATTCTTATGTTGCGATGTTTTTTCTTTTTCCATTCTATAATACTTATAATTATTATTATCCAATAAATATCTGTATAATTATAGTTATATATACTTGATGGTTATAAATAAAGGCTGTTTTCTAAAAGATTGTTGCTTTCTTAATAGAAAAAATCAATTAATGAGGAAATCTGAGCAGCCTGAATACACGTAGACGCCACGGGGATTAGCGAGCCAGCCTGAGACCCTGCAGGCCAAGGGCCGAAGCGGCTCAGCGCGAGCCCCACGGAAAGCGAAGTGTATTCAGGCTGCGGGTTATAGCAACAAACTTTACGAAAACAGCCTAAATAAATAAGTTATACATAATTTATTTCTTAACATCATAATAGACAAGGAGTTATAAGAATTATGACTATTCTTTTAGTAGATGACAATACTGTCAATCTATTTGTAATGGAAAAAATACTAAAAAATGCTGGGTATGATGATTGTGTATCGCTTACGTCAGCCCAGGAATTATTTCATTATTTACAACTTGATGCTCCTCATTCGACAGGGAATAGTGTGGATTTAATATTGCTCGATATTATGATGCCAGAAATCGATGGCATTGAAGCTTGTAAACGCATTAAAAGAGTGGAACACCTTAAGGATATTCAGATTATCTTTGTAACAGCATTAGAAGATAAGAATAAGCTCGCGGAAGCCTTAGATATTGGCGGCGTAGACTATATTACGAAGCCTCTAAATAAAATCGAACTCCTCGCAAGAATACGCGTTGCGCTACGATTAAAGGCTGAGCTTGATTGGCATACCCAACACGAGAAAAAAATTCAATACGAATTAGATTTAGCAACACATGTCCAAAGAAGTTTATTGAGCACACCCTTAAAAGATGAGCATATGCATATCGAAGTTTCTTATTTACCTTCCTTTAATCTTGCTGGTGATATGTATTACTGGCATAAAGTGGACGATCACAAATACGCTATCATTCTTTTAGATATGATGGGACATGGAATCTCTGCCTCTTTAGTGTGTATGTTTATCTCTTCTGTTCTAAGAGAATCAGTTAAACAATTAGTAAAGCCTGACCTTGTTATTAAAGAGTTAAATCGTTATATGACTTTATTAAAAAATGAAAAAGAAGGACTCCCTTTTTACTTTACCGCCATCTATTTAGTAATTGATACAGAGAAGAAAACGGTGGAGTACGTCAATGCAGGTCATCCCTATGGATATATGCTAATGGATGAAAAGGAAGTAGTGGCTTTAGAACAAGGTACTTGCGCAGTAGGATTTTTTGATGAAATGGAAATTAATACAAAAGAAGTTTCCTTTGAGAAAGATATACAAATCATTCTTTATACAGATGGTGTACTAGAAGCAATGGGACCATGTGAATTTGAAGCAGAAAAGCAAATACAAGCGATTTCCTCTAAAAGATGGGAACATACCA from Niallia sp. FSL W8-0635 carries:
- a CDS encoding SIMPL domain-containing protein; the protein is MYHSSPASYTHLPTKRNLTVYGNSTLSIEPNVCKIMLGINTESKNVTTAQQENASIHQQVVTAILGLGIPSANIQTVDYTIFPLYDYVENKQIFKSYKVTHLLSIIVETIQYAGTVIDTAVQNGANQVTSIQFDVQDRADYYEQALQKAVINALSKANAIAKTLHITIDPIPLKIVEIPTGSAPPIPLTKMSIGEVGGISTSLEAGQLIIEARVELKFSY
- a CDS encoding DUF4956 domain-containing protein; translation: MSNISFEDIFKSSILEKTSNFSIVDSLIGLLVAFGVGLFIYYVYKKTFSGVIYSHTFNISLIIISMATALIIIGISSNVLLSLGMVGALSIVRFRTPIKDPMDLVYLFWAIVSGILCGAGFIVLVILGAILIGLVLILFTNRIKIENPYLLVIKYTNEALEDNLTKTISNHAKKFSLKSKSIMPGNDLEVTYEIRVKENNATFINTLSKLDGVKSAIMLSYDGNFTA
- the guaC gene encoding GMP reductase encodes the protein MDNVFDYEDIQLIPAKCIVDSRSECDTTVTLGGHTFKLPVVPANMQTIIDEKIAVYLAENGYFYIMHRFQPETRKTFIRDMQSRELIASISVGVKPEEYDFIIQLAEENIVPEFITIDIAHGHSNAVINMIKHIKKHLPDSFVIAGNVGTPEAVRELEHAGADATKVGIGPGKVCITKIKTGFGTGGWQLAALRWCAKAASKPIIADGGIRTHGDIAKSVRFGATMVMIGSLFAGHEESPGETIEKDGKLYKEYFGSASEFQKGEKKNVEGKKMYVEHKGSLQDTLTEMEQDLQSSISYAGGKKLDAIRNVDYVIVKNSIFNGDKVY
- a CDS encoding fused response regulator/phosphatase, coding for MTILLVDDNTVNLFVMEKILKNAGYDDCVSLTSAQELFHYLQLDAPHSTGNSVDLILLDIMMPEIDGIEACKRIKRVEHLKDIQIIFVTALEDKNKLAEALDIGGVDYITKPLNKIELLARIRVALRLKAELDWHTQHEKKIQYELDLATHVQRSLLSTPLKDEHMHIEVSYLPSFNLAGDMYYWHKVDDHKYAIILLDMMGHGISASLVCMFISSVLRESVKQLVKPDLVIKELNRYMTLLKNEKEGLPFYFTAIYLVIDTEKKTVEYVNAGHPYGYMLMDEKEVVALEQGTCAVGFFDEMEINTKEVSFEKDIQIILYTDGVLEAMGPCEFEAEKQIQAISSKRWEHTSSVMDHLLTKEQQSDQPDDMCVLMIQAKGSN
- a CDS encoding polyphosphate polymerase domain-containing protein codes for the protein MEAQILNGLKGRSELKHELNHIDCYLLRNKLKHVMEIDPHATNEGKYLIRSVYFDNVDNKALTQKKEGLLNRDKFRVRLYDYNTSLLNLEKKSKRNNLTYKDKCRITAEEYEKIRVGDINWMEKDSRDLIKELFIHMSLYQLKPHTVVDYEREVFIYRYGNVRVTFDSSIKTSFRNNDVLNKDLPMVETNPDITILEVKYDEFLPEIIKNLLQISDRRKGTYSKYQISRMYG
- a CDS encoding carbohydrate-binding domain-containing protein, which codes for MKIKKLVLPMACTLFLFACSKDSGNSSQNSNTSALNGINVSEYISENINYDEEDFVTNWEEEDPIYITLDGNEISYDESAAVMTSGSTVTIRSGGVYVLKGNLDDGQIVVDAPETGNVHLVLNGVDINNSNSSAIFIKEAEDTVITVAEGTKNHVSDGKVYTEDDGSGEPNAAIFSKDDLTINGTGILEVDGNYDNGIGSKDDLRIMGGTIKVTAVDDAILGRDLVAIKNGTFDINAGGDGIKSTNTNKEKGMIAIENGIFSIHSGTDGIQAESSLYIAEGTFHLASGGGSPETIEVKQEMMGGQPWGDSEEEETEAEDTPSTKGLKANLDIAIGGGTFEIDTLDDAIHSDGSITIMSGEFTILTGDDGVHAEDELFIANGSIHVNKSYEGLEGKTVTINDGDISVVTADDGINVSDGSSASVGPGGGMGMESAGNALLTINGGQVYVDAGGDGLDANGSIVVTGGTTIVSGPTDAGNGALDYDGTLNISGGTLITSGSSGMAQTTSDTSEQNSIMMTYSETQKAGTLIHLEDSDGNTIATIKPEKDYQTIVISTPEIVKNNTYVLYSGGSSTKVESNGISTGTYEKGKKIVEFTVADTVTYVNESGISEAPTNNMGRPGSNDGQGQRGAPPTGNFDGGQGRDSTGSSSQ